One window of Nostoc sp. NIES-3756 genomic DNA carries:
- a CDS encoding KilA-N domain-containing protein, whose protein sequence is MLLIGWERTKETLNHLSSITGIPVIELYQSFRGSPENGGGTWIHPKLAVRFGIWLSDEFGYQVEQWVEEWVLKGQSTVFDSKVLELENKLETAIEAIAQLQAQVQSLLPPSSDFIPPGWDVEVWNQLPPQDKRHFRFLSRRRGFRPSQQGQTEPLALPSVTVEQLKEQQRAEIAQLVGEVSPEEKQRLQAAKLQALREFWSQAPEEDQENMPF, encoded by the coding sequence ATGTTGCTCATTGGTTGGGAACGTACTAAAGAAACATTAAATCACCTGAGTTCAATCACCGGGATTCCGGTAATTGAGTTATACCAATCATTTCGGGGTTCTCCAGAGAACGGGGGTGGCACTTGGATACACCCGAAACTGGCAGTCAGATTTGGCATTTGGCTTTCGGATGAGTTCGGCTATCAAGTCGAGCAATGGGTTGAAGAATGGGTGCTAAAAGGGCAATCAACAGTTTTTGATTCCAAGGTTCTGGAATTGGAGAACAAATTAGAAACAGCAATCGAGGCGATCGCCCAGTTACAAGCCCAAGTTCAAAGCCTGCTGCCCCCGTCATCCGATTTCATACCCCCTGGCTGGGATGTCGAAGTGTGGAACCAGTTACCCCCACAAGACAAACGCCATTTCCGCTTTCTGTCCCGCCGCCGTGGTTTTCGCCCCTCGCAGCAGGGTCAAACTGAGCCGTTAGCCTTGCCCTCTGTCACCGTTGAGCAGTTGAAGGAACAGCAACGGGCTGAAATAGCGCAGTTAGTTGGTGAAGTCTCCCCTGAAGAAAAACAACGGTTGCAGGCTGCAAAACTCCAGGCACTCCGTGAATTTTGGTCACAGGCTCCAGAAGAAGACCAAGAAAATATGCCATTTTAG
- a CDS encoding Fur family transcriptional regulator: protein MEKNLLKTELKAKGCKYTVQREMILQIFQNLPKGNHLNADGVYKILKEDGQRMNLSTVYRNLKVMVNLGILREVALPKSQKHYEMNQGSIHHHIVCTQCHKIMEFDNYSILKQGWKQAEELGLELLDCQLNLRTVCSEALQMGWPTSLPNNWVCSRSISAVTDELLNKKISDSKSNIRKLVLCQIELKNDYIALYIIKDESHRIEQDLKLIEGWRFSRMDNGWYFLIEQALDVLDFLNGIYQIEIINPYIGIIFDF, encoded by the coding sequence ATGGAAAAAAATCTTTTAAAAACAGAGCTTAAAGCTAAAGGTTGTAAATATACTGTTCAGCGTGAGATGATTTTGCAAATATTTCAGAATTTGCCAAAAGGTAATCATTTAAACGCAGATGGAGTGTACAAGATACTGAAAGAAGATGGGCAGAGGATGAATTTGTCTACTGTGTACCGCAATTTAAAAGTAATGGTGAATTTAGGAATTTTACGAGAAGTTGCGCTACCAAAATCACAGAAACACTATGAAATGAATCAAGGTAGTATTCATCATCACATCGTCTGTACTCAGTGCCATAAGATTATGGAGTTTGATAATTACAGTATCCTAAAACAGGGTTGGAAACAAGCAGAAGAATTAGGATTAGAACTTCTTGATTGCCAATTGAATTTACGTACAGTATGTTCAGAAGCTTTACAGATGGGTTGGCCAACATCATTACCAAATAATTGGGTATGTTCCCGATCCATTTCAGCAGTAACAGATGAACTTTTAAATAAAAAAATATCAGATTCTAAAAGTAATATTAGGAAATTAGTGCTATGCCAAATTGAGTTGAAAAATGATTACATTGCATTGTATATCATAAAAGATGAAAGCCATAGAATAGAGCAAGACTTAAAATTAATTGAAGGATGGCGCTTTTCAAGAATGGATAATGGCTGGTATTTTCTAATAGAACAAGCACTAGATGTGCTAGATTTTTTAAATGGAATATACCAAATTGAGATAATAAACCCATATATAGGAATCATATTTGATTTCTGA
- a CDS encoding NF041680 family putative transposase: MNRAKLEEFRQAAYSYLGRAHDATFELMDAILLTRNAYSLADLSLSTAFRRKWPSIYEALQDSRPQRQKLMQLYIKQMPQQGRPLLAGDHTAWSRPDAVTLQERTIEHSSVSMGGDKPITVGQGYSTIAWIPESSGSWALPLRHERITSWESPIQKAAWQLQQVCENLPTRPISVWDSEYGCAPFVLKTADIKADIIVRLRSNLCLWGAPPPYSGKGRPKKHGDKFKLNDASTWSEATQTIEVNHVKLGRIKVSLWSNLHFRLCATRPMSLIRVERLNEQGTPRVSKPLWLAWLGEQMPPLEEVWQLYLRRFTVDHWYRFLKQRLHWTLPKLTTPKQCERWSDLMPIMTWELWLARDIVADNPLPWQKFLVSLTPGRVAQAMSSILATIGTPARPPKPRGKSPGWKSGIPRQRRIRYPVVRKTTTKPRKQQAESA, encoded by the coding sequence ATGAACCGTGCCAAATTAGAGGAATTTCGTCAAGCAGCGTACAGCTATTTGGGAAGAGCGCATGATGCAACTTTTGAACTGATGGATGCAATATTGCTGACTCGGAACGCTTACAGTTTGGCAGATTTATCGCTATCAACAGCATTTAGACGTAAGTGGCCAAGTATCTACGAAGCATTGCAAGATAGCAGACCACAACGGCAGAAATTAATGCAGTTATACATCAAACAAATGCCACAACAGGGTCGTCCATTATTGGCTGGCGACCACACAGCTTGGTCACGCCCAGATGCAGTAACTTTACAGGAAAGGACGATTGAACACAGCAGTGTTTCAATGGGGGGAGACAAACCAATTACTGTTGGTCAGGGTTATAGCACCATTGCTTGGATACCAGAGAGTTCGGGCAGTTGGGCATTACCGTTGAGGCATGAGCGAATTACCAGTTGGGAAAGCCCAATCCAAAAAGCAGCATGGCAACTACAACAAGTTTGTGAAAATTTACCTACCAGACCAATTTCGGTTTGGGACAGTGAGTACGGCTGCGCCCCTTTCGTTTTGAAAACAGCCGATATCAAAGCAGATATTATTGTCCGTTTACGTTCAAACTTATGTTTATGGGGCGCACCGCCACCATATTCTGGCAAGGGACGACCGAAGAAGCATGGTGATAAATTTAAGTTGAATGATGCTTCGACATGGAGTGAAGCCACTCAAACTATAGAAGTAAACCATGTCAAACTAGGACGTATCAAGGTGAGCTTGTGGTCAAATTTACACTTTCGCTTATGCGCTACACGTCCAATGTCCTTGATTCGGGTTGAACGTTTGAATGAGCAAGGAACTCCAAGAGTTTCAAAACCTTTGTGGTTAGCTTGGCTTGGAGAACAAATGCCGCCTTTAGAAGAAGTTTGGCAACTTTATCTGCGTCGTTTTACTGTTGACCACTGGTATCGATTTTTGAAGCAACGCTTACACTGGACTCTTCCAAAACTCACTACCCCTAAACAATGTGAGCGTTGGAGCGACTTAATGCCCATTATGACTTGGGAATTGTGGTTGGCGCGTGATATCGTTGCTGATAACCCTCTACCTTGGCAAAAGTTTTTAGTTAGTTTGACTCCGGGAAGGGTTGCTCAGGCAATGAGCAGCATTTTAGCGACAATTGGTACTCCTGCCCGTCCACCCAAACCTCGCGGAAAGTCCCCAGGCTGGAAATCAGGAATACCACGACAACGTAGAATTCGTTATCCTGTTGTCAGAAAAACTACAACCAAGCCACGTAAACAACAAGCAGAATCTGCTTAA